In the genome of Pirellulaceae bacterium, one region contains:
- a CDS encoding altronate dehydratase family protein, which produces MTDSARTTQTIRLNSADNVLVAIQDLPLGARIEELNGNSAGKAIELLEAIPQGHKLATAAILAGESIIKYGQPIGIATATINCGQWVHTKNVSWQSEEGRYQFATDVPKPKDAAEPRFFQGYRRANGTAGTRNYLAIISNVNCSATASKAVAAHFTPERLRDYPNVDGVVAFTHHSGCAMQFAGQQHQILNRVMGGIARHPNIGGYLLIGLGCEKVTLDHLVSDQRLVQIDGHQGQQRGPITMTIQASGGMAQTIAAAIREVEELLPQVNHVQREPIPASELTLATQCGGSDGNSGITANPAVGVASDRLIACGGTSILAETTEIVGAEQILTRRAISEQVGKKLLDRIEWWKWYAAIFGESFDDNRSAGNAAGGLTTIAEKSLGAVAKAGSSALIDVYHYAEPITTHGLVVMDSPGFDPCSITGMVASGANMVVFTTGRGSCFGCKPVPSIKVATNTPMYQRLKSDMDIDAGQILHGRSVTEVGEEIFESILAVASGEKTKSERQGIGDEEFVPWMIGPVL; this is translated from the coding sequence ATGACCGACTCCGCCCGCACGACACAGACGATCCGACTCAACTCGGCCGACAACGTCCTGGTTGCAATCCAGGATTTGCCGCTCGGAGCCCGGATTGAAGAGCTCAACGGAAACTCGGCTGGAAAAGCGATCGAGCTCCTGGAAGCCATTCCGCAGGGGCACAAACTGGCCACAGCCGCGATATTAGCCGGAGAATCGATCATCAAATATGGCCAGCCGATTGGTATTGCCACCGCGACGATCAACTGCGGCCAATGGGTTCACACGAAAAATGTGAGCTGGCAAAGCGAGGAAGGCCGTTATCAGTTCGCTACCGATGTGCCCAAGCCCAAGGATGCTGCCGAGCCGCGTTTCTTCCAAGGTTACCGCCGTGCCAACGGTACGGCCGGTACGCGTAACTATCTCGCAATTATCTCCAACGTGAATTGCTCCGCGACAGCCAGCAAGGCAGTGGCTGCACACTTTACTCCAGAACGACTGCGTGACTATCCAAATGTCGACGGGGTGGTTGCCTTCACTCATCACAGTGGCTGTGCCATGCAATTTGCGGGACAACAACATCAGATACTGAACCGAGTGATGGGTGGCATCGCGCGTCACCCAAATATCGGCGGCTATCTTCTGATCGGTCTTGGCTGTGAAAAAGTCACCCTCGATCACCTCGTGTCCGATCAACGACTTGTTCAAATCGATGGCCATCAAGGGCAGCAACGCGGCCCGATCACGATGACAATTCAGGCTTCGGGAGGCATGGCACAAACGATTGCCGCAGCCATCCGAGAAGTGGAAGAACTCTTACCTCAAGTCAATCATGTGCAACGGGAACCCATTCCAGCGAGCGAGCTGACCCTAGCCACTCAATGTGGTGGCTCAGACGGTAATTCAGGAATCACGGCCAACCCAGCTGTCGGCGTGGCGAGCGACCGGTTGATCGCCTGCGGCGGAACCTCGATTTTGGCAGAGACCACCGAGATCGTCGGCGCCGAACAGATTCTGACCCGCCGAGCGATCTCCGAGCAAGTCGGAAAAAAACTATTGGATCGAATTGAATGGTGGAAATGGTACGCGGCCATCTTTGGCGAATCGTTCGACGACAATCGGTCCGCCGGCAACGCAGCGGGCGGCTTAACAACAATCGCCGAAAAATCGCTGGGGGCAGTCGCGAAAGCAGGGAGTTCCGCCCTGATAGATGTCTATCACTATGCGGAACCCATCACCACGCACGGTCTGGTAGTGATGGATTCGCCAGGGTTTGACCCATGTAGTATCACAGGGATGGTGGCCAGCGGAGCAAACATGGTGGTCTTTACCACGGGGCGCGGAAGTTGCTTCGGCTGCAAGCCCGTTCCCTCAATCAAAGTGGCAACCAATACCCCCATGTACCAACGCTTGAAATCAGACATGGACATCGATGCGGGACAAATTCTCCACGGTCGCAGCGTTACCGAAGTGGGTGAAGAAATCTTCGAATCCATTCTGGCGGTCGCCAGCGGAGAAAAAACCAAGAGCGAGCGACAGGGAATCGGTGACGAGGAGTTCGTACCCTGGATGATCGGTCCGGTCCTCTAA
- a CDS encoding NADP-dependent isocitrate dehydrogenase, producing MSKIKVANPIVELDGDEMTRIIWQFIKDKLILPYLDVELIYFDLSVTSRDQTDDQITIDAAHAIQKHGVGVKCATITPDEDRVEEFKLKKMWRSPNGTIRNILGGTVFREPIICNNVDRLVPGWTQPIVIGRHAFGDQYRATDFLVPGPGKLTMRYEPNDGGDPVEYELFEFPSSGVAMGMYNLDESIRGFARACMNYGLQRGWPVYMSTKNTILKAYDGRFKDLFQQVFEAEFQKEFEAKGITYEHRLIDDMVACAMKWSGGFVWACKNYDGDVQSDTVAQGFGSLGLMTSVLMTPDGHTVEAEAAHGTVTRHFRQHQQGQETSTNPIASIFAWTRGLKYRGKFDETPEVVAFAEALEQVCVETVEAGQMTKDLALLIGPDQAWLTTNQFLSKLDENLQQKMG from the coding sequence ATGAGCAAAATCAAAGTTGCCAACCCGATCGTCGAACTCGACGGTGACGAAATGACGCGGATTATCTGGCAGTTTATCAAGGACAAGCTGATCCTGCCCTACCTCGACGTGGAGCTTATCTATTTTGACCTAAGCGTCACATCACGCGACCAAACCGACGATCAGATCACCATCGACGCGGCCCACGCGATCCAAAAACATGGAGTGGGTGTCAAATGTGCCACCATCACCCCCGATGAAGATCGCGTCGAAGAGTTCAAGCTCAAGAAAATGTGGCGATCCCCCAACGGCACGATCCGTAACATCTTGGGGGGAACCGTCTTCCGTGAACCGATCATCTGTAACAACGTCGATCGTTTGGTACCAGGATGGACCCAACCCATCGTGATCGGTCGACACGCCTTCGGCGATCAATATCGTGCGACAGACTTTCTCGTTCCTGGTCCTGGCAAATTAACCATGCGTTACGAGCCAAACGACGGCGGTGACCCCGTTGAATACGAACTGTTCGAATTCCCTTCCAGCGGAGTCGCGATGGGCATGTATAACCTGGATGAATCGATCCGAGGATTTGCCCGCGCCTGCATGAATTACGGCCTTCAACGAGGCTGGCCCGTTTACATGTCAACAAAGAACACCATCTTGAAGGCCTACGATGGACGCTTTAAAGACTTATTTCAACAAGTCTTTGAAGCAGAATTCCAAAAAGAGTTCGAAGCCAAAGGGATCACTTATGAACATCGCTTGATTGATGACATGGTGGCATGTGCGATGAAGTGGTCTGGTGGCTTCGTTTGGGCCTGCAAGAACTATGACGGTGATGTCCAATCTGACACGGTCGCCCAAGGCTTCGGATCGCTTGGCCTGATGACCTCTGTGTTGATGACACCCGATGGCCATACGGTCGAAGCCGAAGCAGCACACGGAACCGTGACTCGACATTTCCGCCAGCACCAACAAGGTCAAGAGACCTCGACCAATCCAATCGCTTCGATCTTTGCCTGGACGCGGGGTCTCAAGTATCGCGGCAAGTTCGATGAAACGCCCGAAGTTGTCGCATTCGCGGAAGCGTTGGAGCAAGTTTGCGTGGAGACCGTCGAAGCCGGACAGATGACCAAGGACTTGGCCTTACTCATCGGCCCCGACCAAGCCTGGCTCACGACCAACCAATTCTTGTCAAAACTCGACGAAAATCTGCAGCAGAAAATGGGTTGA